A DNA window from Timaviella obliquedivisa GSE-PSE-MK23-08B contains the following coding sequences:
- a CDS encoding cob(I)yrinic acid a,c-diamide adenosyltransferase: MTRSGIGIRTAQGRSERLAGQTHVYDGLGKGKSQAALGVVLRSIGLGIHTGTQTRVLLLRFLKGPGRTYDEDAAIEALRRGFPHLIDQVRTGRAEFFGADEITKFDRLEAQRGWDVAKGAIASGLYSVVVLDEINPVLDLGLLPVEEVVKTLLNKSPDLEVIATGRAAPQAVLDIADLHSEMKAYHHPNALAHGIEGIEIYTGAGKGKSTSALGKALQAIGKGISQDKSHRVLILQWLKGGVGYTEDAAIAALHQSYPNLVDHQRCGRDAIVWRGQQQELDYVEAERGWEIARAAIASGLYKTIILDELNPTVDLELLPQEPIVQALLRKPRDTEIIITGRCKNPPDYFDLASVHSEVYCHKHYAEKGIDLKRGVDF, translated from the coding sequence ATGACTAGATCAGGCATCGGTATTCGGACAGCCCAGGGTCGGTCTGAGCGGTTAGCAGGTCAGACCCACGTGTATGACGGGCTGGGGAAGGGAAAGTCGCAGGCAGCGCTGGGTGTGGTGCTGCGATCGATTGGGCTAGGCATTCACACGGGGACGCAAACGCGGGTGTTGCTGCTGCGATTTTTGAAGGGCCCTGGACGGACTTACGATGAAGATGCGGCGATCGAAGCATTGCGGCGCGGGTTTCCGCACTTAATTGACCAGGTACGGACGGGTCGGGCAGAATTTTTTGGAGCAGATGAAATTACAAAGTTTGACCGCTTGGAGGCGCAGCGGGGCTGGGATGTGGCAAAAGGAGCGATCGCTTCTGGGCTTTATTCAGTCGTAGTTTTAGACGAAATTAATCCAGTGCTTGACCTGGGTTTGCTGCCCGTTGAAGAGGTTGTAAAAACTTTACTGAATAAATCCCCCGATTTAGAGGTCATTGCCACAGGACGGGCTGCGCCCCAAGCCGTGTTAGATATTGCTGACCTGCATTCTGAGATGAAGGCGTATCATCATCCTAATGCGTTGGCGCATGGCATTGAGGGTATTGAAATTTATACCGGTGCAGGTAAGGGTAAATCGACTAGTGCGTTAGGCAAAGCGTTACAGGCGATCGGAAAAGGAATTAGTCAGGATAAGTCGCACCGGGTGTTGATTTTGCAGTGGTTGAAGGGTGGGGTGGGTTATACCGAAGATGCGGCGATCGCGGCGCTTCACCAAAGCTATCCTAATTTAGTGGATCATCAGCGCTGTGGACGGGATGCGATCGTGTGGCGGGGGCAACAACAAGAATTGGATTATGTGGAGGCTGAGCGCGGTTGGGAAATTGCGAGGGCGGCGATCGCCTCTGGTCTTTACAAAACTATTATTCTTGATGAACTCAACCCCACCGTAGATCTAGAATTACTTCCGCAAGAACCGATCGTCCAAGCTCTTCTTAGAAAGCCGCGCGACACCGAAATTATTATCACCGGACGCTGCAAAAATCCCCCAGACTACTTCGACCTCGCCAGCGTCCATTCTGAAGTCTACTGCCACAAACATTACGCTGAAAAAGGTATTGATCTCAAACGAGGCGTAGATTTTTAA